A window from Acidobacteriota bacterium encodes these proteins:
- a CDS encoding peptide chain release factor-like protein, with the protein MSAFSVSSDKEEALRKKMDDLGIREADIVEKFIRSGGRGGQNVNKVATCVYLKHLPTGIEVKCQRERSQAINRFLARRILTGKIESRVLGAQSEEAQRIAKIRRQKRKRSQRAKDKMLDEKKKQGAKKRDRAFKPESD; encoded by the coding sequence ATGTCCGCTTTCAGCGTGAGTTCCGATAAAGAGGAAGCTCTCCGGAAAAAAATGGACGATCTGGGCATCCGCGAGGCCGACATCGTCGAAAAGTTCATCCGTTCGGGCGGCCGGGGCGGCCAGAACGTCAACAAGGTCGCGACCTGCGTCTATCTCAAGCACCTTCCGACCGGGATCGAAGTCAAGTGCCAGCGGGAAAGGTCCCAGGCGATCAACCGCTTTTTGGCCCGAAGAATTCTGACCGGCAAAATCGAAAGCCGAGTCCTCGGCGCGCAGAGCGAGGAAGCGCAGAGGATCGCCAAGATCCGCCGTCAGAAAAGAAAACGGTCTCAGCGGGCGAAGGACAAAATGCTCGACGAGAAAAAGAAGCAGGGCGCCAAAAAACGCGACCGGGCCTTCAAACCCGAATCGGATTGA